The following proteins are encoded in a genomic region of Brachypodium distachyon strain Bd21 chromosome 1, Brachypodium_distachyon_v3.0, whole genome shotgun sequence:
- the LOC100843513 gene encoding heat stress transcription factor B-4b, with the protein MAFLVERCGEMVVSMESSAHGGGGGVGGGKAVPAPFLSKTYELVDDPCTDHIVSWGEDEATFVVWRPPEFARDLLPNYFKHNNFSSFVRQLNTYGFRKIVADRWEFANEFFRKGAKHLLAEIHRRKSSQPPPPLPHHHHAYHHLHHHHHHLGTAFSPPPPLAAHHHHPMSSYHFQEDPPAPAIGSNNNGGQGSGGEFLAALSEDNRELRRRNSVLLSELAHMKKLYNDIIYFLQNHVAPVSLPTPQTPSNLISGIVHGGAGAAANTNSSCRLMELDEEGEDETASVKLFGVALKRTKRARRPEERFCDLGSEA; encoded by the exons ATGGCTTTCCTTGTGGAGAGGTGCGGGGAGATGGTGGTGTCGATGGAGTCGTCGGCGCacggcggagggggaggagttGGGGGAGGGAaggcggtgccggcgccgtTCCTGAGCAAGACGTACGAGCTGGTGGACGACCCCTGCACGGACCACATCGTGTCCTGGGGCGAGGACGAGGCCACCTTCGTGGTGTGGCGCCCGCCGGAGTTCGCCAGGGACCTCCTCCCAAACTACTTCAAGCACAACAACTTCTCCAGCTTCGTCCGCCAGCTCAACACCTAT GGTTTCAGGAAGATAGTAGCCGACAGGTGGGAGTTCGCCAACGAGTTCTTCAGGAAGGGCGCCAAGCACCTCCTGGCCGAGATCCACCGCCGGAAATCTTCccagcctcctccgcctctgccgcaccaccaccacgcctaccaccacctccaccatcaccaccaccacctcggCACCGCCTTttcgccgccacctccgctaGCCGCTCATCACCACCATCCCATGTCCTCGTACCACTTCCAAGAAgatccaccggcgccggcaaTCGGTAGCAACAACAATGGCGGGCAAGGATCAGGAGGAGAGTTCCTGGCGGCGCTGTCGGAGGACAACCgggagctgcggcggcgcaaCTCGGTGCTGCTGTCGGAGCTGGCCCACATGAAGAAGCTCTACAACGACATCATCTACTTCCTCCAGAACCACGTCGCGCCCGTCTCGCTCCCTACTCCGCAGACTCCGTCAAACCTCATCTCCGGCATCGTCCATGGCggggccggcgcggcggcgaacaCTAACTCATCCTGTAGGCTGATGGAGCTGGACGAAGAAGGCGAAGACGAGACGGCGTCCGTGAAGCTGTTCGGGGTGGCGCTGAAGAGGACGaagcgggcgcggcggcccgAAGAGCGGTTCTGTGACCTCGGAAGCgaggcctag